A part of Populus alba chromosome 8, ASM523922v2, whole genome shotgun sequence genomic DNA contains:
- the LOC118058020 gene encoding translationally-controlled tumor protein homolog has protein sequence MLVYQDLLSGDELLSDSFPYKEIENGILWEVEGKWVVQGAVDVDIGANPSAEGGDEDEGVDDQTVKVVDIVDTFRLQEQPAFDKKQFVTYMKRFIKLLSEKLDDENKEHFKKNIEGATKFLLSKIKDFQFFVGESMHDDSALVLAYYKEGATDPTFLYFGHALKEVKC, from the exons ATGTTGGTCTATCAAGATCTTCTCTCTG GTGATGAGCTTCTCTCGGACTCGTTCCCCTACAAGGAAATTGAGAATGGGATACTGTGGGAAGTTGAAGGAAAG TGGGTTGTTCAAGGAGCTGTCGACGTAGACATTGGCGCTAATCCTTCTGCTGAAGGAGGCGACGAGGATGAGGGTGTTGATGACCAAACTGTCAAGGTGGTTGACATTGTTGACACGTTTAGGCTCCAG GAGCAACCTGCTTTTGACAAGAAGCAGTTTGTTACTTATATGAAGAGATTTATCAAGTTGTTGTCGGAGAAACTCGATGACGAAAACAAAGaacattttaagaaaaacattgaGGGAGCCACCAAGTTCTTGCTGTCGAAGATCAAGGACTTCCAATT CTTTGTGGGGGAGAGCATGCATGATGATAGTGCTTTGGTCCTTGCTTACTACAAAGAAGGTGCTACCGATCCAACGTTTTTGTACTTTGGTCATGCTTTGAAGGAGGTCAAGTGCTAA